The sequence TAGTATTAATAATATCCTTTATTTCTTAAAGAACTTGAATGGAAGGGGTTCTACACAGATCATAGGTATTACTGGACTTATAAAGAAAATTGAAAATTGTATTAACACATTGGAGTGATAAAAATGGCTTTCATATCATCAAATTTAACCACATTCCCCCTACAGATAAGCTTCTTTTTCATGGCTGCTGCATTCCTACTCGGTGCATTACACGCCCTGGAACCTGGACATGGAAAGGCGGTTATGGCTGCATTTGTAATGGGTACAGATGCAGGTTTGAAGGATACACTGTTACTTGGGGGCACAGTGGTGTTTTCCCATGTGATCGTGGTTGTTCTCCTTGGAATTGGTTCAATCTTCCTTCTTGGATCCTTGAACGTCAGTACAACCCATGATATCATGAGTGTAATAGGTGGAATCATACTCGTTGCAGTTGGTCTATGGATAATTAGAAGGTTCCATCATCCACACCATCACCATCATGAACATAAAATCGACACAAAAAAGGGAGTGGTTGCAATTGGATTATCCACAGGCTTAATACCCTGCCCTGCAGCCCTTGCAGTGCTCCTTTTCAGCATTGGAAATGGTCAGATATACAACGGTATTATCTACGTTCTTGTGTTCAGTGCAGGTCTTGCAATATCTATAACTCTCCTTTCAGTACTCTTTGTTAAAGGAAAGGACTTCATACAGAGTTACGTGAGCAACAAGGTCATAAATAAGATTCCCCTTGTAAGTGGAACCATAATTGTTGGAGTGGGGATATTGACTTTGTTACAACCCATAACAGAATATTTACTGCCATTTTTGCATTTGTGAACCATTCACAGCACCAATTTTTGCAGTGAATCATGTAAAGAACCATCATGTACAATTTTGTATCTTAAAAAGTTTTTAACCAAACTTTTTTTTATGGATTTACCCGTTCTCATAAGATCCAGTTAATGATCAATTCAAAGAAAATAAAAAGATAATATACTACTAAAGAAAAAGTTCTATACGTACAAGATTTCATACAGATTTTATACATAAATTCATTGCTATGATTTTTTTATATCTTAAAAACCCATGTGATCATTATGAACGTCATTGAAACCAGAGAAATCATATATGAGTATCCTGACGGCACAAAAGCCCTCGAAAATGTTAACTTCAAAGCAGAAGATGGTAAGATCGTTGCACTTCTTGGACCCAATGGTGCAGGTAAATCAACGCTGTTTCTTCACTTCAACGGCATACTGAGACCCACCTCAGGTGAAGTTGTTGTTAACGGCCATCCAGTAAGCTACAACAAAAAGGATCTCATGAAGTTGAGGCAGAACGTGGGAATAGTTTTTCAGAACCCTGATGATCAGCTCTTTGCTCCCACTGTGATGGAGGATGTTGCATTCGGCCCAATGAACATGGGACTTTCTAGGGATGAAGTGGAG is a genomic window of Methanobacterium congolense containing:
- a CDS encoding HoxN/HupN/NixA family nickel/cobalt transporter, with the translated sequence MAFISSNLTTFPLQISFFFMAAAFLLGALHALEPGHGKAVMAAFVMGTDAGLKDTLLLGGTVVFSHVIVVVLLGIGSIFLLGSLNVSTTHDIMSVIGGIILVAVGLWIIRRFHHPHHHHHEHKIDTKKGVVAIGLSTGLIPCPAALAVLLFSIGNGQIYNGIIYVLVFSAGLAISITLLSVLFVKGKDFIQSYVSNKVINKIPLVSGTIIVGVGILTLLQPITEYLLPFLHL